The Nitrospirota bacterium genome includes a window with the following:
- the flgA gene encoding flagellar basal body P-ring formation chaperone FlgA, translating into MAQALRIGVAVWAFMGLALGWAEAAQRGSGESIPVSAKRNGFVVQPELIRQTIARHLERHFGGKAHEVRVTLLDPQEPIPAPGGALELAVLPGALQEGLGRRLFRVLMRANGRDAGTVEALADIAAYADVVAAKRLIKPDELIEADDLTLTRVKLVDLKHNFAVDMNDVIGKSAAIPIQAQSPVRLSVLRKAYVVRRGDRVTIEAKGGGLYIHTVGVSRSAGQLGQYVSVANLDSGREIKAKVVAPGVVRVDY; encoded by the coding sequence ATGGCGCAGGCCTTGAGAATCGGGGTTGCCGTCTGGGCGTTCATGGGTCTCGCGCTCGGGTGGGCCGAGGCGGCCCAACGCGGATCCGGAGAGTCGATCCCGGTGAGCGCGAAGAGAAACGGCTTCGTCGTCCAACCGGAACTCATCCGCCAGACGATCGCCCGCCATCTCGAGCGACACTTCGGCGGCAAGGCGCACGAGGTCCGGGTCACGCTGCTCGACCCGCAGGAACCGATCCCTGCGCCGGGAGGCGCGCTCGAATTGGCCGTCCTGCCCGGTGCGCTCCAAGAGGGTCTAGGCCGCCGTCTCTTTCGCGTGCTGATGCGGGCGAACGGCCGGGATGCCGGTACGGTCGAGGCGCTGGCGGACATCGCCGCGTACGCGGATGTCGTGGCGGCGAAACGGCTGATCAAGCCGGATGAGCTAATCGAGGCGGACGATTTGACCCTCACGCGGGTGAAGCTCGTGGATCTCAAGCACAACTTCGCCGTGGACATGAACGACGTCATCGGCAAGAGCGCCGCCATTCCCATTCAGGCGCAAAGCCCGGTACGGCTGTCGGTGCTCAGGAAAGCCTACGTCGTGCGCAGGGGCGATCGGGTCACGATTGAAGCGAAAGGCGGGGGGCTCTACATCCACACCGTGGGCGTCAGCAGGTCTGCGGGTCAACTCGGGCAGTACGTCTCCGTCGCCAATCTCGATTCCGGCCGGGAGATCAAAGCCAAAGTCGTCGCCCCAGGAGTGGTCCGTGTTGACTATTGA
- the flhA gene encoding flagellar biosynthesis protein FlhA, whose product MSIHSHPMADKAIVKHPDLLMSVGVVGVLMIMLLPLPRFVLDMLLSFNITLSVIILLVGMQVRKPLEFSVFPSVLLMVTLLRLSLNIASTRLILLHGYEGAAAAGEVIRAFGNFVVGGSYTVGLVVFTILVIINFVVVTKGAGRVAEVAARFTLDAMPGKQMSIDADLNAGLINEAEARRRRQQVAEEADFYGAMDGASKFVRGDAIAAVIIIFVNIIGGLVIGVLQQGMTLSAAAQTYTLLTVGEGLVAQVPALIVSTAAGVVVTRAAADADLGLEITRQVLISPKAIGTAAGILLALGMIPGLPHFAFLALGGGVAWLAYELFRREKAEREAPAAAALPGQAEDPMPRVTPPDPMEIQVGYGLISLVEGNRAGTLLERIKALRRQIAESLGFVIPPIHIRDNLQLRPNEYAILLKGAELAKAEVLPSHVLAIDPGTVQKGLLQGIATKEPAFGLPALWIPEQAREQAQLAGYTVVDASAAIATHLSELIKRHAHELLGRQETQALLDELARVHPKLVEEVVPSMVSVGTLARIFGNLLREGVPIRDLRTILEAVADHAGSTKDPEVLTEAARHALARTITRQYQTPDGTLTVVSLDPRLDRALVEQAAAFPAGAPFELDPAISQKLLNALRQAAERIAATGRQPVILCSSAIRRHVRKLTERILHSVPVLAINEIDGVAKLHAMETVRIELEGV is encoded by the coding sequence GTGAGCATCCATTCCCACCCCATGGCTGACAAGGCGATTGTCAAACACCCGGACCTTCTCATGTCCGTCGGTGTGGTTGGCGTGCTGATGATCATGCTCCTCCCGCTGCCCCGCTTCGTTCTGGACATGCTACTCAGCTTCAACATCACGCTCTCGGTCATCATTCTGCTCGTCGGGATGCAGGTGCGCAAACCGCTCGAGTTCTCCGTTTTCCCGTCCGTTCTCTTGATGGTCACCCTGCTTCGCCTCTCGCTCAACATTGCATCCACGAGACTTATTCTGTTGCACGGCTACGAAGGGGCGGCGGCTGCAGGCGAAGTGATTCGGGCCTTCGGCAATTTCGTGGTCGGGGGTAGCTACACGGTCGGCCTGGTCGTCTTCACGATTTTGGTGATTATCAACTTCGTTGTGGTCACGAAAGGTGCCGGGCGTGTCGCGGAAGTGGCAGCGCGGTTCACCTTGGACGCCATGCCCGGCAAGCAGATGAGCATCGACGCCGATCTCAATGCGGGTCTGATCAACGAGGCAGAAGCCAGGCGGCGACGGCAACAGGTCGCCGAAGAGGCGGATTTTTACGGCGCAATGGACGGCGCCAGCAAGTTCGTCCGCGGCGATGCCATCGCGGCCGTCATCATTATTTTTGTGAACATTATCGGCGGATTGGTCATCGGGGTTCTGCAGCAGGGCATGACGCTGTCGGCGGCTGCGCAGACCTATACGCTGTTGACCGTGGGCGAGGGTCTGGTTGCTCAGGTGCCCGCGCTGATCGTGTCGACCGCTGCGGGCGTCGTCGTGACACGGGCCGCGGCGGATGCCGACTTGGGATTGGAAATCACCAGGCAGGTTTTAATCTCGCCGAAGGCCATCGGCACGGCCGCCGGCATTCTGCTCGCGCTCGGTATGATTCCTGGCCTGCCCCACTTCGCCTTTCTTGCATTGGGCGGCGGTGTGGCTTGGCTGGCCTATGAGCTGTTCCGGCGCGAAAAGGCGGAACGGGAAGCTCCGGCTGCGGCCGCCCTCCCGGGCCAGGCAGAGGATCCCATGCCGCGTGTCACGCCGCCAGACCCGATGGAAATTCAGGTGGGGTACGGTCTGATCAGTCTCGTGGAGGGGAACCGCGCGGGGACGTTGCTGGAACGCATCAAGGCGCTCCGGCGCCAGATCGCCGAAAGCTTGGGATTCGTCATTCCTCCCATCCATATCCGCGACAACCTGCAACTACGTCCGAACGAGTATGCGATCCTGCTCAAAGGCGCGGAACTGGCCAAGGCGGAAGTGTTGCCGTCCCACGTGCTCGCCATCGATCCGGGCACGGTCCAAAAGGGCCTCTTGCAGGGCATTGCGACGAAAGAGCCCGCGTTCGGGCTGCCGGCCTTGTGGATACCGGAGCAGGCGCGCGAGCAGGCTCAATTGGCCGGCTACACGGTCGTGGATGCAAGTGCCGCGATCGCGACCCACTTGTCGGAACTCATCAAACGCCACGCACATGAACTGCTCGGGCGGCAGGAAACCCAGGCGCTACTCGACGAACTGGCCAGGGTCCATCCCAAGTTGGTCGAAGAAGTCGTGCCGTCCATGGTGTCAGTGGGCACTCTGGCGCGGATTTTCGGGAACCTGCTGCGCGAGGGCGTTCCGATCCGCGATCTGCGAACCATTCTAGAGGCCGTAGCTGATCACGCTGGCTCGACAAAGGATCCCGAGGTGTTGACGGAAGCGGCGCGTCACGCGCTGGCACGCACAATCACCCGCCAATACCAGACGCCCGACGGCACGTTGACGGTTGTCAGCCTGGATCCGCGTCTCGATCGCGCACTTGTGGAACAGGCGGCTGCATTTCCGGCGGGCGCCCCTTTTGAGCTCGACCCTGCGATCTCGCAGAAATTGTTGAATGCGTTGAGGCAGGCGGCCGAGCGGATCGCGGCGACCGGGCGGCAGCCGGTCATTTTGTGTTCGTCGGCGATTCGGCGGCATGTGCGGAAACTGACGGAGCGGATCCTGCACTCCGTGCCAGTGTTGGCCATCAACGAGATCGACGGCGTGGCCAAACTCCATGCGATGGAAACCGTGCGGATTGAACTTGAGGGCGTCTAG
- the flgG gene encoding flagellar basal-body rod protein FlgG yields MIRAMWTAATGMTAQQLNVDTIAHNLANVNTNSFKRSRAEFADLLYQIHRLPGTNASNVGVFPVGVQVGAGVRPVTVAKEWIQGNMRQTNNELDLAIDGPGFFQVARPDGTIMYTRNGSFKRDNVGNLVTGDGDLLNPVITIPSGALKIDIAQDGTVSVLLPGVTQASQVGQIQMVRFDNPSALIAMGNNLFLDSFASGPPIQGTGGFSTGFGVIQQGFLESSNVNLAEEMVNMIIAQRSYEINSKTIQAADEMMAIANNLRR; encoded by the coding sequence ATGATTCGCGCCATGTGGACTGCGGCCACCGGGATGACCGCGCAGCAACTGAACGTCGACACCATCGCCCACAATCTGGCGAACGTGAATACCAACTCGTTCAAGCGGAGCCGTGCCGAGTTCGCGGATCTGCTCTACCAGATTCACCGGCTGCCGGGCACCAATGCGTCGAACGTCGGCGTCTTTCCCGTGGGCGTCCAGGTCGGCGCCGGCGTCAGACCCGTTACGGTGGCGAAAGAGTGGATACAGGGCAACATGCGGCAGACCAACAACGAATTGGACCTGGCCATCGACGGCCCGGGCTTTTTTCAGGTGGCCAGGCCGGACGGCACCATCATGTACACTCGCAACGGGTCGTTCAAACGGGATAATGTCGGCAACCTGGTCACGGGCGACGGCGACCTGCTCAACCCGGTCATCACCATTCCGTCCGGCGCCCTCAAAATCGACATCGCTCAGGACGGCACGGTCTCCGTGCTGTTGCCCGGCGTTACCCAAGCGTCGCAGGTCGGGCAGATCCAAATGGTTCGTTTCGACAATCCGTCCGCGTTGATTGCCATGGGGAACAACCTCTTTCTTGACAGTTTCGCATCCGGTCCGCCGATTCAGGGCACTGGCGGCTTCTCAACCGGCTTCGGGGTGATCCAGCAAGGCTTCCTGGAGAGTTCGAACGTCAATTTGGCGGAGGAAATGGTCAACATGATCATCGCCCAGCGCAGTTACGAGATCAATTCCAAGACCATCCAGGCGGCCGATGAAATGATGGCGATCGCCAACAATCTGAGACGATAG
- the flhF gene encoding flagellar biosynthesis protein FlhF — translation MKIKTYQALTMQDAIRSIKEELGPDAVILSTKQVRKGGHIFGLFSRSVIEVTAATDRDAGHASTAKPAPAPSASRQASETKPAAQESEFHNALRGAMRSAYRDKSSTIGPAQRDERHCAESRVEQELRKQLEQIKAELRSLHAQVGSAMPRPAVDSSEDPSTADTTLYRELVAQGVQPPTAYTLLKDIQSGLQPVDRQSPAALRHVLRRTVTKLIKVGGPLLGPGDETKTVLFFGATGVGKTTTIAKLAAHYRVDEKRSVSLITLDTYRVAAVEQLRTYANLLGVPLDIALTRQEVLESIRRRQSSELILIDTGGRSPMDAEGLDELKELVTTGRPLETHLVLSATTRERDLLSTLARYAGLPINRLLFTKLDETTGFGGIFETMLQTGLPLSYFSTGQRVPEDLEVASPERLADLLLGLPLKPLGHTRTEQRNVAETTGHRPRRAQ, via the coding sequence ATGAAAATCAAGACTTATCAAGCCTTGACCATGCAGGATGCCATCAGGTCCATCAAGGAAGAGCTGGGACCCGATGCCGTCATCCTCTCCACCAAACAGGTTCGCAAAGGGGGGCACATCTTCGGCTTGTTCAGCCGTTCTGTCATCGAAGTGACGGCGGCGACCGACCGTGATGCAGGCCATGCCTCGACCGCCAAACCCGCGCCAGCGCCCAGTGCTTCGCGCCAAGCGAGTGAAACCAAACCGGCGGCGCAGGAATCGGAGTTCCACAACGCGCTCCGCGGGGCCATGAGATCGGCCTATCGGGACAAAAGCTCGACGATTGGTCCGGCGCAGCGAGACGAGCGGCACTGTGCGGAAAGCAGGGTGGAACAGGAACTGCGAAAGCAGCTCGAGCAGATTAAGGCCGAGCTGCGGAGTCTGCACGCCCAAGTCGGCTCAGCAATGCCGAGACCGGCCGTCGATTCGTCGGAAGATCCGTCCACAGCCGACACGACGCTGTATCGGGAGCTCGTCGCCCAAGGAGTACAGCCGCCCACAGCCTACACATTGCTGAAGGATATTCAGTCCGGTTTACAGCCGGTGGATCGACAATCACCGGCCGCGTTGCGTCATGTCCTCCGCCGCACTGTGACCAAACTCATCAAAGTCGGCGGACCGCTCCTGGGTCCCGGCGACGAGACCAAGACTGTGCTCTTCTTCGGCGCGACCGGCGTCGGCAAGACGACCACGATCGCCAAACTCGCGGCGCACTACCGCGTGGACGAGAAACGATCGGTCTCGCTGATTACGTTGGATACCTACCGCGTGGCCGCCGTCGAGCAGTTGCGGACCTATGCGAATCTCCTAGGCGTACCTCTAGATATCGCGCTCACCAGACAAGAGGTGTTGGAAAGTATCCGCCGCCGGCAGAGTTCGGAACTGATTCTCATCGACACCGGCGGGCGGAGCCCGATGGACGCCGAGGGGTTGGACGAACTGAAAGAGCTCGTGACGACCGGCCGTCCGTTGGAGACGCATCTGGTGCTCTCGGCGACGACGCGCGAACGCGACCTGCTCTCGACGCTCGCCCGGTACGCGGGATTGCCCATCAACCGGTTGCTCTTCACCAAGTTGGATGAGACAACGGGCTTCGGCGGCATTTTCGAGACCATGCTGCAAACGGGGCTTCCGCTCTCCTATTTCAGTACGGGCCAGCGGGTGCCGGAAGATCTGGAAGTGGCCTCGCCGGAGCGGCTGGCAGACCTGCTGCTGGGGCTGCCGTTGAAACCGTTGGGCCACACTCGAACGGAACAGCGCAACGTGGCGGAAACGACGGGTCATCGACCCCGCCGGGCGCAGTGA
- a CDS encoding GGDEF domain-containing protein, whose product MVAQHPAGLVRVVMVFLTELLVSVSPAAAFEWIRLPDPAPYPFLGPLLFVVCVVGFTYLAVERWRRQHLRRKQAPGKQKEMYSVYDPLTGLPTRRLFLSLLGRALTRAERTGRTVAVLIVQLEHFTVVAESQGRAGSDMVIRVQAARLKSALRSTDTIARLMPDQFGVVLENLVSADEILPLARRMQEIVGLPLTLEGHELLLSCRMGVALYPNNATDRDRLIDVALRALSIAKAQEQSIHFSLSEVEPASASTPVSLSAVDGR is encoded by the coding sequence ATGGTCGCCCAACACCCAGCGGGCCTCGTGCGTGTCGTGATGGTCTTCCTGACCGAGTTGCTCGTCTCCGTCTCGCCTGCGGCCGCCTTCGAGTGGATTCGCCTTCCCGACCCAGCTCCGTATCCGTTCCTTGGGCCGTTGCTTTTCGTGGTGTGTGTGGTCGGGTTCACCTACCTGGCGGTCGAGAGATGGCGGAGGCAACATCTTCGACGGAAACAGGCTCCCGGCAAGCAGAAGGAGATGTATTCGGTCTACGATCCGCTGACCGGCCTGCCGACCCGTCGGCTTTTTCTCTCGCTGCTCGGTCGGGCGCTGACCCGTGCGGAACGGACAGGGCGAACGGTCGCGGTCCTGATCGTGCAATTGGAGCATTTCACAGTCGTCGCGGAAAGCCAAGGGCGGGCCGGCAGCGATATGGTGATCCGGGTGCAGGCTGCACGGCTGAAAAGCGCATTGCGTTCCACGGACACGATCGCCCGGCTGATGCCGGATCAGTTCGGCGTGGTGTTGGAGAACCTCGTCTCCGCGGATGAAATCCTGCCTCTTGCCAGGCGAATGCAAGAGATCGTCGGGTTGCCGTTGACGCTCGAGGGACATGAGCTATTGCTCTCGTGCCGCATGGGGGTCGCGCTCTATCCCAACAACGCAACGGATCGCGATAGGTTGATCGACGTGGCCTTGCGCGCCCTGTCGATCGCCAAGGCCCAAGAGCAGTCGATTCACTTCTCCCTCTCCGAGGTTGAACCGGCATCGGCGTCTACGCCGGTCTCCCTGTCGGCCGTCGACGGGCGCTAA
- a CDS encoding flagellar basal body P-ring protein FlgI gives MRRFSPFTIRSSQVRRTLLFAICYVLLAGTAEAVRIKDIGTFEGVRENQLIGYGLVVGLDRSGDQVIGGQFTIQAMMSMLNKMGINLVIDPIQLLTRNIASVMVTAKLPPFAKPGMTVDAVVSSMANAKSLQGGTLLLTPLKAANQQVYAVAQGPVSIGGFLGGVGGAGGATVTKNHQAAGVVPGGAIIEKEAAVNIEHWDSVSILLRQGDFTTAIRTAEAIDNMFGRGTAVPVNATLVKSSIPNSFQGRVAEYIAQIEGLEVAVDAPAKVVVNERTGTVVLGEYVRLSTCAISHGNLTISVKSTLNVSQPPAPVIGSTGGQTVVTPDVQAEVKEQEARLMVVDETVTLGDVVRALNAVGVTPRDLVAILSALRSAGALQANLEII, from the coding sequence ATGAGACGCTTCTCGCCGTTTACCATTCGATCCTCTCAGGTTCGTCGCACTCTGCTATTCGCCATTTGCTATGTGTTGCTAGCCGGAACGGCCGAAGCCGTGCGGATCAAGGATATCGGCACGTTCGAAGGCGTGCGCGAAAACCAGTTGATCGGGTATGGCCTTGTCGTCGGCTTGGATCGCAGCGGCGATCAGGTCATCGGCGGCCAGTTCACGATCCAAGCGATGATGTCGATGCTCAATAAGATGGGGATTAATCTGGTGATCGACCCGATTCAGTTGCTGACGCGGAACATCGCCTCGGTGATGGTGACGGCCAAGCTGCCGCCTTTCGCAAAGCCCGGCATGACCGTCGACGCGGTGGTGTCGTCGATGGCCAATGCCAAGAGCTTACAGGGAGGAACCTTGTTGCTCACCCCATTGAAGGCGGCGAATCAACAGGTGTACGCCGTGGCTCAAGGACCGGTGTCGATCGGCGGATTCCTGGGCGGGGTCGGCGGGGCCGGCGGCGCGACGGTGACCAAGAACCACCAGGCCGCCGGCGTGGTGCCGGGCGGCGCCATCATTGAGAAAGAAGCTGCGGTCAACATCGAACACTGGGATTCTGTGTCGATTTTGCTGCGGCAAGGTGATTTTACGACTGCCATCCGGACAGCGGAAGCAATCGATAACATGTTCGGGCGGGGGACAGCCGTTCCGGTGAATGCCACGCTGGTGAAGTCGTCGATTCCAAACAGTTTTCAAGGTCGGGTCGCCGAGTACATCGCCCAGATCGAGGGCCTCGAGGTGGCAGTGGACGCGCCGGCAAAAGTCGTCGTGAATGAACGGACGGGCACCGTGGTGTTGGGCGAGTACGTACGGCTCTCGACATGCGCCATCTCGCACGGCAATCTCACAATCTCTGTGAAGAGCACGCTCAACGTGTCGCAGCCTCCGGCACCGGTCATCGGGTCCACCGGCGGCCAAACGGTTGTGACGCCAGATGTGCAGGCCGAAGTGAAGGAACAAGAAGCGCGGTTGATGGTGGTGGACGAGACGGTCACGCTCGGGGATGTGGTCAGGGCTCTCAACGCCGTGGGTGTCACGCCACGCGACCTGGTGGCGATTTTATCGGCGTTGAGATCGGCTGGCGCGTTGCAGGCGAATCTCGAAATCATCTGA
- a CDS encoding MinD/ParA family protein: MDGVVMDRGASGCLAVPCLSQVQVITVTSGKGGVGKTNVVVNLALALAKAGKKVLVMDADLGLGNIDVLLGLVPQFTLEHVLRGDKRLSDILLTGPGGIGILPASSGIPQLTALTQEQQVILQDELDRLAQSVDLLLIDTGAGISANVTFFAVGAQEIIVVLSPEPTSLTDAYAVMKVLSTRYRERRFRVLVNMAKSQRDAAEVFRKLVMATDRFLNVSVDSLGFIPADDYVPMAVSQQRAVVDLYPHSPASREFLRLGNLVAQWTPSLVPKGSVQFLWQRLVRQQ; this comes from the coding sequence ATGGATGGGGTGGTGATGGACCGGGGAGCGAGCGGATGCCTGGCGGTTCCGTGCCTTTCGCAGGTGCAGGTGATTACCGTGACCAGCGGGAAAGGAGGGGTCGGCAAGACGAACGTCGTGGTGAATCTCGCGCTCGCGCTGGCGAAGGCCGGCAAGAAGGTTCTGGTGATGGATGCGGACTTGGGACTGGGCAATATCGATGTGCTGCTGGGGCTTGTGCCGCAGTTCACGCTGGAGCATGTGCTTCGAGGGGACAAACGCCTGTCGGATATCCTCCTGACCGGTCCCGGTGGCATCGGCATCCTGCCCGCCAGTTCCGGCATCCCTCAGCTTACGGCCCTGACGCAGGAACAACAGGTCATTCTGCAGGACGAACTCGACCGGCTGGCGCAGTCGGTGGACCTGCTGCTGATCGACACCGGAGCCGGCATCTCGGCCAACGTGACATTTTTCGCGGTGGGAGCGCAGGAGATCATCGTGGTCCTGTCGCCGGAGCCGACTTCGCTGACCGACGCCTACGCCGTCATGAAGGTGTTGTCGACCCGATATCGCGAGCGGCGTTTCCGGGTGCTTGTGAATATGGCCAAGAGTCAGCGCGACGCGGCAGAAGTCTTCCGCAAGTTGGTCATGGCGACTGATCGCTTTCTGAACGTGTCCGTCGACTCTCTCGGGTTCATTCCGGCTGACGACTATGTGCCGATGGCTGTGAGCCAGCAGCGGGCGGTGGTGGACCTCTATCCTCACTCGCCGGCCAGTCGGGAATTTCTACGGCTGGGTAACCTCGTCGCTCAGTGGACGCCGTCGCTGGTGCCCAAGGGCAGCGTGCAGTTTCTGTGGCAGCGGTTAGTGAGGCAGCAGTAA
- a CDS encoding flagellar hook-basal body protein, with product MNRGIYPILSGALAEERRMQLLANNIANVNTAGFKQDEQAFQAVFTRRMSGPAPQVGLTTFIANMITARPTGGSERVFSAPHRVKTAFESGRVRMTGNPLDVAIQGDGFFEIKTPQGPRYTRNGMFSLDHQRRLVTNLGYPVMGLKGEIRIPPGTIQITGQGTIQVDGRTVATLKVMKFPDDAMPEKVAEGLFFGEKAELMKNPQIQAGYIEESNVNAIGEMVKMIQGMRVYEAAQKLIRTFDRITEVAIQDVGRAG from the coding sequence ATGAATCGAGGCATTTATCCCATTCTCTCCGGCGCACTGGCTGAAGAACGGCGCATGCAGCTCCTTGCCAACAACATCGCCAACGTCAACACGGCTGGGTTTAAGCAGGACGAGCAGGCCTTTCAGGCAGTGTTCACCCGGCGCATGAGCGGTCCGGCTCCTCAAGTAGGGCTCACCACCTTCATCGCGAACATGATCACGGCGCGACCGACCGGAGGGTCGGAACGGGTGTTCTCCGCGCCGCACAGGGTGAAGACCGCGTTCGAGTCGGGCCGGGTGCGCATGACCGGCAACCCCTTGGATGTGGCCATCCAAGGTGACGGGTTTTTCGAAATCAAAACGCCGCAGGGTCCGCGGTACACGCGCAACGGAATGTTCTCGCTGGATCACCAGCGACGGTTGGTTACGAATCTTGGTTATCCGGTCATGGGGCTGAAGGGAGAGATCAGGATTCCGCCGGGCACGATCCAGATCACCGGTCAAGGGACGATTCAGGTCGACGGCCGGACGGTTGCCACACTCAAGGTGATGAAATTCCCCGACGACGCTATGCCGGAGAAGGTGGCTGAAGGACTGTTCTTCGGGGAGAAGGCCGAACTGATGAAGAATCCGCAGATCCAGGCCGGCTACATCGAGGAATCAAACGTGAACGCGATCGGAGAGATGGTCAAGATGATTCAAGGGATGAGGGTCTATGAGGCGGCTCAAAAGCTGATTCGGACCTTTGATCGGATCACGGAAGTGGCGATCCAAGATGTCGGACGAGCTGGATAA
- a CDS encoding flagellar basal body L-ring protein FlgH, translating into MLTIDRGGLRAGSGLACLALAIGVSLAGCQSTEPVQSKVVVAPLPPPKTTGSLWQEENGRAYLYEDLRAMRVGDILTVKIVEKHSGSKTADTKAERESTIENGLSGTGIGYLGIPGFRLGAEAKRGLGVDAGAKNKFGGKGATSRADTLTGTISAMVTEVLPNGDLRIEGSREVTVNSEKQVMKIAGVVRRVDVDTKNTVLSTAIADARIEYSGLGVVDDVQRPGWLVRILDWIYPF; encoded by the coding sequence GTGTTGACTATTGATCGCGGAGGCCTTCGGGCCGGATCCGGTCTCGCGTGCCTGGCGCTGGCGATCGGCGTCAGCCTCGCCGGATGCCAGTCCACTGAACCGGTCCAATCCAAAGTCGTGGTGGCGCCTTTGCCTCCTCCCAAGACCACGGGCTCGCTGTGGCAGGAAGAAAACGGGCGGGCCTATCTCTATGAGGATTTGCGGGCCATGCGGGTCGGGGACATCCTCACAGTCAAAATCGTCGAGAAGCACAGTGGGTCCAAGACTGCCGATACGAAGGCCGAGCGGGAATCCACCATCGAGAATGGCTTATCGGGAACGGGAATCGGCTATCTCGGCATTCCGGGATTCCGGCTGGGCGCAGAAGCGAAGCGCGGACTCGGCGTTGATGCCGGCGCCAAAAATAAGTTCGGCGGAAAAGGTGCGACGAGCCGGGCGGACACGTTGACCGGCACGATCTCGGCGATGGTGACGGAGGTCCTTCCCAACGGCGATCTTCGCATCGAGGGCAGCCGGGAAGTCACGGTCAACAGCGAAAAGCAGGTCATGAAGATCGCCGGGGTTGTCCGTCGTGTCGATGTGGATACCAAGAACACGGTGCTCTCGACGGCCATTGCGGATGCGAGGATCGAATATTCAGGCTTGGGGGTCGTCGATGACGTGCAACGGCCTGGCTGGTTGGTGAGAATTCTGGACTGGATTTATCCGTTCTAA
- a CDS encoding FliA/WhiG family RNA polymerase sigma factor, producing the protein MANKLAMRKPLEQGAMGEESRERIIREFTPIIKIMAHRLAFRLPAYLDAEDLVSAGIIGLMDAITKYDPTREARFKTYAEFRIRGAMLDEIRSMDWIPRSVHERIGLLQKTTTDLMHRLGRMPSDEELAKALGLSVPEFEDFLTRAQGAMVISLDDLGVEESGGHKILTMLADTQHPDPLSNIVNERKRVRLANTINQLPEKERLVLTLYYYEELTMKEIGHVLNVTESRVCQIHTKAVMRLKAQLNASE; encoded by the coding sequence GTGGCCAATAAACTTGCGATGCGGAAGCCTCTCGAGCAGGGCGCCATGGGCGAGGAATCCCGCGAACGGATCATCCGCGAGTTCACGCCCATTATCAAAATAATGGCTCATCGGTTGGCTTTCCGGCTTCCAGCATATTTAGATGCAGAAGACCTCGTCTCGGCCGGCATCATCGGCCTGATGGACGCGATCACGAAGTACGATCCGACGCGGGAAGCGAGGTTCAAGACCTACGCGGAGTTTCGCATTCGCGGGGCCATGCTCGATGAGATCCGGTCGATGGATTGGATCCCCAGATCGGTGCACGAACGCATCGGCCTCTTGCAGAAGACAACCACCGATCTCATGCACCGCTTGGGCCGGATGCCGTCCGATGAGGAGCTGGCGAAGGCCCTGGGACTGTCCGTGCCGGAATTCGAAGACTTTTTGACCCGTGCGCAGGGCGCAATGGTGATCAGTCTCGACGATCTGGGTGTCGAGGAATCGGGCGGTCACAAGATCCTCACGATGTTGGCCGACACGCAGCATCCCGATCCCCTCTCGAATATTGTGAACGAGCGGAAGCGTGTACGCCTGGCGAACACCATCAATCAACTGCCGGAGAAGGAACGATTGGTGTTGACGCTCTACTACTACGAAGAACTGACGATGAAAGAGATCGGTCACGTGCTGAATGTCACGGAATCTCGCGTGTGCCAGATTCACACCAAAGCCGTCATGCGTCTGAAAGCACAGCTCAACGCTTCTGAGTAG